The genome window TCGCGCCATCGCGCCATGTCTGGCCTGGCGAGGTCCGGCGTCGAGTCACTCCCGTCCGGAGGGCCCGGACGGGAGCGGGCCTCGTTCAGGGGCAGGCGCTCTGATTGTAGGTCTTGGGGTAGGGCGTCAGGGTGCCCTCGAAGACGGGCGCCGCGCCACAGACACACGTCAGCGTGCCCAGCACCTCCGTGTACGTCTTGTTGTAGTACTTCGTGAGGTAGGCGCTGGTGCAGAGCGCCGACGCGGTGACTTGTCCGCCCTGTGTCTCCGGCGGTGGCGCGTTCGTGTCGCCCTCGCTTCCACCACAGCCCATCAGCAGTGCCGACGTCAGCAGTCCTCCGAGAATGCCTCGCATGCGTCCTCCTGGAACTCCGTCTCCGGTGGGTGTTGCACTCGCGAGGATAGGGCATCGCGGCGGGATTCGCTGTCTGCCGCCACCGAGCGGAAACGTTCAACATGTCTGGATGAAGGGCGCGGCGCCGCGCGCAACGTCGAGGGCGGGATTCCTTCGGTCGCTGTGTGTATTTCTTCACGTCTCGGCCGACCGATATCGACGCACCGCGAGGCGTGATAACCGCGACGGATGCGAATGAATCAGCGGTGGCTCGAGGTGTCGCTCCTGGCGACGGTGCTGTGTCTGTGTGCCTGCGGCTCCAGTGACTCGAAGGACGACGCGGGCAGCCCGGATGCGGGCGGTGGTGACGCGGGGACGCCGGACTCGGGCACTCCGGACGCGGGTCCCGAGGTGCCCTCCTTCGAGCAAGGGGACGGCGTCTCACGTGAGTCCACCGTGGTGGGTGGAATCGACGTGGACCGCTACACGTGGACGGACTCGAAGGGGCGCCCGAGGACGCTGTCGCTGAAGCGGCAGACCGCCGCGGGCAATGGCGGGTACGCGGTCCAGATGACCTATCAGGTCGCCGCGGGCGCCGACTGGCGCACGGTGACGGTGGACGGCACCGGCGGCGGCGAGCGCGGCTTCGGCTACTTCGTGGGCCATGAGCTGTACCGCCAGTTCGACAACGGCGCGTCCGGCACCATCGCGGGGCTGAATGGCGAGGACGACTCGCCGCTGGGATATGGCTTCGCGGTGCGGGGAGCGCCCTCGTCCATCCTCCCGGCGAGCACCTCCGCCAGCCACACCTTCACGACGACCTACCCGAAGTGGGGCACCCGGGTGGCCATGGCGGACGTCACCGCGGCGACGCCAGCCGCCACCGCGGCCCACCAGAAGTTCCTGGTGCCGCTCACCCTGCGCTGGGTCTTCCAGAAGGGCGTCGACTTCCCGCGCCTGGACATCCGGTTGGACCTGGGCGAGGCGACGGCGGGACAGCTCTCGTTCGACCTGCGCGGCCCCTACGGCGTCGTCGAGTTCGCGGACGCCGACACGCAGGCGCCGCTGAGCAACGTGCAGTGGGGCGATACGCGCAACCACTTCACCACGCAGGCGCCGGTGGCGGGCGCGCTGACGACCCAGGCGAACTGGACGTGGAACGAGCCCATCGGCGCCACGCGCAAGTATCACGCGCTGCTCGCGCGCCACTCGGGCACGGGCGTGTTGTACGAGCTGGGCCTGGTCGAGCTGAAGCTGGGGCAGGACGCGGGGCTGGTCTACGGCGGCTACAGCACCAACAACGGCGCGACGAAGGCCGCCACGGGGCGGGCGCTGCTGAGCGATGGCTTCTCCGCGGGCGAGTGGCCGTTCCAGTCCGCCCAGTATAGCGGGCTCAACGCGGCGACGGGCGTGACGGGCAAGAAGTTCGCCTGGGGCTCCAGCCCGTTCTACGGCTCGGCGTTCACCTCGGTGTACTTCAACAACGACTTCAGCACGGCCATCGACGCCTTCCCCGCGAGCAAGGCGCTGCTCTACCGGACGTGTCTGGTGATGGGCGTGTCCCCGTTCACCGACGCGAGCCGCAAGTCATTGACGCGCCAGGTGGCGGAGAGCGCGGCGCCGAGCTGCGCGACGGCCGACCCGCTCTGAGCCGTCACTCCAGGGCCCCTGCCTCGCGCGGGCAGGGGGCCGAGACGCGCGTCTCGTGGGGGGACGACACACCCCAGGACGTCTGGGCCCCGAGGCAATCCCTGCCGCGCCATCCCACCAGGAGGGTGCGGCCCTCGTCTGCGTAGAACTGGAGGCGCTCGGTCTGGCCGGACGCCAGGGGCCGTTGGCGCGGGGCGCGAGTGGCCTCGGGGCGGGCGTCCATGAGGAGCCGCTCGAACACCGAGCGATGGACGTTCCATTGCTGTGAGGGCCGGGGCTGACATTCCGGATGGAGGCGGATGCGCGCCCCTCCCACGGGCTCCGGCGCTCCCTCCACGCATTCCCCCGTCGCGGCGTTCTTCAGCCGGATGCCCCGAAACCCCGGAGGCGGAGCGGCGCCGGGTGTCTCGAGCGGGGTGATGACCCATTGCTGCTCAAGACTGTCATCACAGCGCGCGGAGACCAGACGTCGCCCGCGAGCACCCAGACAGAAACTTCCATCCCGGATGCGCTCCCAGCCGGACTGGGTTCCCCGCACCGGCTCGAATTCCCAGTCGAGCCCGGGGCCATGACAAGGCGCGGCGCTGACATTGCCGCCCGGCTTCCCGATGGCTGGCTTCATACAGTATTGCTGTTGTTGTTGATGAAGGACTGTCAGGGGGCGCACCTCCGCGGGGGCAGACGCGCAGAGCGCCAAAGCCACACTCCGGGCGACAACGCGAATCGTCACGCGACCACGGGGGTGATTGCGCACGGCTCCTCCACGAGGGACAGGGATTGCCGACAGGGTGCGTTGACCGCGTCGGGCACGTCTATCCCAGAAATGTGGGGAATTATTGCCAAGGCTGGGTATGGTCAGGGAATGGTGACGCGTTCGCGGCTGGAGCGAGAGTTGTTGGGCGCCTTGCGTGAGCTGTCCGAAGCCGAGCTCCCCTTGGGAGAGCTGTTCACGCGGCTGAATGTCTTGCTTCGTGAGCCGCTGGGCGTGGATGCGAGTTGTTGGCATGGCACGGACCCGGCGACGGGGCTGGTGACGTCGACGGTGATGGAGAACCTGGACCCGAGGGGGTTCGAGCGGGCGGCGTATCTGGAGTTGTGGGCGCCGGAGCCGTTGACGTTCGCGGGGCTGCGGGCGTCCGGGCAGCGGGTGGGCTCTTTGCGGAGGGCGGCGGGGGAGAAGCTCGACGAGAGCGCGCGCTACCGGGAGCTCATCGCGCCCTTCGGCTTCGGGGACGAGCTTCGGGTGAACTTCGACTTGCCCTCGGGGTGTTGGGGCGCGGCGACGTTCCTCCGGGCGACGGACCGGGGGCCCTACACGGAGCGGGAGCTGGGGATGATGGAGCGCTTCTCCGCGCACATCGGGCAGATGTTGTGGCGCTCGTATCAGGGCACGGTGCCGAAGGGGGAGGGGCAGCCGCTGCCGGGCATCGCGGTGCTGGGGCCCCGGGGGCAGTTGATGTCGGCGGACCCGAGGGCGGAGGCGGTGCTGGCGGAGCTCGCGGAGACGTCACCGTCGTCGACGGGGGTGCCGTCCGGCGTCATCACCGTGGCCGAGCATGCCCGGGGCCTGGGCGCGGCGGGGCGCAGGGACGTGCCGTCGCGCTCCAGGGTGAGGACGCGCACGGGGCAGTGGCTCACGCTGCATGCGTCCCTGCTGGAGGGGCGTCCGGACGGGCAGGTCGCGATTGTCGTGGCGCCCGCCACGCCCGCGGAGGTGCTGCCCATGGCCCTGATGAGCCTGGGGCTGACGGCCCGTGAGCAGGACGTGGCCATCCTGGTGGCCCAGGGGCACACCACGGACACCATCGCGCGGACGCTGGCCATCACCCCGGCGACGGTGCAGGACCACCTGAAGGCCATCTTCACCAAGGCCAAGGTCCGCAGCCGCCGCGAGTTCATCGCCCAGCTCGTGGGCATGTCCGCGGGGCCCCAGGGCGTCGCGCGAGGGGCGTGAGACAAGGTGCCGCGCGGGGATGTCTCAGGCGTGAAATGAGACATCCGCCATGGGTTGAAAATTATGTCTCGGATTGCCCGCGCCGGAGGCCCAGGGCCTTCATCTTCTTGTAGAAGTGGCCCCGCTCCAGGTCCAGGAGCCGCGCGGC of Myxococcus fulvus contains these proteins:
- a CDS encoding helix-turn-helix transcriptional regulator is translated as MVTRSRLERELLGALRELSEAELPLGELFTRLNVLLREPLGVDASCWHGTDPATGLVTSTVMENLDPRGFERAAYLELWAPEPLTFAGLRASGQRVGSLRRAAGEKLDESARYRELIAPFGFGDELRVNFDLPSGCWGAATFLRATDRGPYTERELGMMERFSAHIGQMLWRSYQGTVPKGEGQPLPGIAVLGPRGQLMSADPRAEAVLAELAETSPSSTGVPSGVITVAEHARGLGAAGRRDVPSRSRVRTRTGQWLTLHASLLEGRPDGQVAIVVAPATPAEVLPMALMSLGLTAREQDVAILVAQGHTTDTIARTLAITPATVQDHLKAIFTKAKVRSRREFIAQLVGMSAGPQGVARGA